The Trichomycterus rosablanca isolate fTriRos1 chromosome 13, fTriRos1.hap1, whole genome shotgun sequence sequence ctagttgtttgacagcaaggctgaagacagcagtgtgaaaacctctgacttgcggtggagcaataaaacctctgacagtagttcattcaatactttaaagtatgtatttaatcacaaactacctaacatacaacatgaaatgtaaaaagaacataccgctataaacacatattccaaataaaccgacgctcaacgaagcgactgaaaaaaacgtcatgatttttgcacatgcgcgttaatggggaaacagggggaactgaattctccgtaacacctGTACTTGTAGCGCTCTGTATTTATAATTCTCCATCATATTAATAATGTAACACGGACCTGTTTGTAAGCAGCTGCTCTCAAAATGTCTACAGATGAATTCAGGAGTTTAAAGCTCAGATTTCTTCTTTCTGGTGCTTTAATTTCTCGTCACTTCTGAATGAAACGTTACCACCGAGCGGATAACTAACGTGGTTGTGCTTGTCGGGTGAATAAACGCGTCCGTTTTAATTGTAGACCGAACATGTTTGTCCTTGTTGGTTTAAATGTATCATTAGAGGATCTGATCTGATTATATTAGCACAATATATAAGCACAAAGTTAAAAACAAGGCGCAAAACACAAAAAACGCAGGGAGCTTCACTGCGCATGCGCGACCCTACGTAGGATTTTGGCGTAAGTGCGAGTTTGCGTAGGACGCGTAAAGTGCGTAACGCTTAATTTACGTTCAAATCATTTACACTATTCTATCATAAAAATTGCCCCATTTTTTTTGTaagtaataatatttaattattataaatgttaattAGAGCTAAGAGTGTCATCAAGGACACAAAACCATGgactaacattaaatgtgcTTTGCATTATTTCTGTCTCTGATGATATCATCAGGACCACATATTGTACGTATTTATAAGCCTATATGTCAGCGTAAATAGCTGTACAATGCAGGTGTAATTTCTGCCTGATTGGTATGCACGTTTCCAGTAATACTCTTTACTTAATCAAACAATAACACAAACTAATAGATTTCGTGTCAACATTTCATGTCTCAGTCTGATTGCAGGCACAGATCAGGCAGATTTTTGCATTAAAGACCCATTGCATAACGCAAAGAAGCCTTTAAGCATGCGAATGAACCATCGTCTCGACTAAAGATCTGTTGTCTTTAAGAGTGTGTGCAAATCAGGACAATAATCAAGTACAGTTAGGTAACATTTCAatatatgtactttatttgtgAACGATACAAACATTTACAGCTACAAGCGCAACACGGTTGCACAACCAGCTTAGCTCATCGTTGCCGTTAACAGATGATCATTTATCCAAATAACGCTCCCCGGCATCCTTGCTGAGCTCGTCTCGTTATGGTTTGCTCTCATTTCGCTTCTGCTTCTCCAGCTTTCACTGCTACAAAAGAGTAAAAACTAGTACAAGTGTCTTAATACACAAAATGATTGAAATAACTTTAGTTACCAGGTTATTTAGGTGTTTCATACAAtcatatacaataatatattaaCAAAATTAATTGTCCACCTTTCACTGCACTTCTCTGGCTTACAAAAAATTAAGTACACAAAATTATTACTggagaacaaatgttttaaaacatacataatttttttatttactgctgtAAAATAGCCCCATTCTATCGATATATGGATCAATTCACCCACACCTGCTATTCAGGCAATACAAATCATCAAAGAAAACATAAATGTAGTGATGAATCTGCAAGAAACTAAATATGACAACAACCCCAAACATGAAGCATGTTTAAATGttacggatggatggatatggatggatggatggaaataatggatggatggatggagatgaaGAAAGTTAAGgactcagtagcaagttacataaatcaaaagtcaaaagtaatagtacaaacaaatagtaaaacataaattataaagttataaaattataaatttgCCACAGTGCAAATATAAGAAAATATAAGAAAATGTGCAGATTAATGTCCAAAAGGTGCGGATGTGCCTGTCTGTACTGCTActaatgttttatattattgagTACAGTCAAAAGGCATTGTGAGTAACTGAAGTGGACATATTGCACTTGTTCTAGGGGTTTTAATCCTAGAACAATCAcaaataaagctttttttggTCAGTTTAAGCTCATTCGGTTCGTTCCAGACTCCATAATAGAGTTCTTACAGACACAGAGCTATCTACTGCAGCAGGTAAGAACTAAAGGCTTTTAGGAAGGTAAAATCTTAAATTATGAAGTTTACTTTGTAAACAAAACCACGTGATTCAGAAAACCGAAGAAAGCCGAACGCAGCGACGCCAAAGATCGGCGGGTGTCGGGTTGCCATGCATACGACAACATCGGCTGCTCGGTTTCTGCTGAAGaaagctttggaatgaatcaactatttaataataataacgaaacGAACtttatgtgtgtttaaataCAATGATATGGAATACAACACATACCGAAAGTTGTTCTTAAAGTCGTTTAGGCAGTACCCTGTAGAGTAGCTTGGTAGCTGTATGTGAGTAAGCCATTGTGGAGTTCGGAACCTAACTAAAAGAACTTTAAATAACTACAGAGGAATAAATATGAtgaaatatatacaataaagtGTGTAGTACATTAACTACACGAAagacattacagctgtgagttaatatcggtacttgttagcttagccgCTAAACTAACAACGCTCTATATTTATAATTCTCCactatattaatattgtaacacGTACCtgtttgtaagtagctgctctcagagAGGCTGCAgatgaattcaggtgtttaaaGCGCTCAGATTTCTTAACTTTCTCCTCTCTTCTGAGGTGAAACGTTAGGATCATGGCGTATCCCCACCAAGCAAATAGCTCATTTATACCACCTAGTTGTGCTTGTCTGGTGAATAAATATGTCCATTTTAATGTAGACCGAATATATTTATCTTGTTTATTTAAACTGAACTATAGATGCTGATCTGTTGACATTTAGAAGCACAAAATCAAAAGCAGGTAGCATCAAAACAACTACtacctcactacgcatgctccgattcacgaaGCTGACCTACGTCACGAGGGTGGTTCGTGAATTTGCGTGGGGTGCGGAGAGTGCGTAAGGGGCGTTTACCTCGTGACGTAATACCCAGTGACGTTTTCAAATGGCCCCATTTCTGTATGTAAtacttaactttttttaagtattaatatttaattattacaattattaattaattagtagttcgttttaatattataaatattaattagatCCAAGAGAAAGTTTAATCAGGgagatacagtatatattccCTCAACTCCCTATAACAGCACACACAACATACCTGGTCACACTTAGACTGTCTATTTTGTACTTTACTTTACGTGTATTTTATGTCTGTCTACGATGTCTGTGCAGTATTTTTTACTTACCgtatattttttttaaggttaatgtatattttgtctTTTATATGCTCTCTTTTTTCATATTTTGCACATTGGAGCTTGAGAAACGCAATCTCTTTCAGCTGTGCACTCCTAGTTGTATAGTCTGAATGACAAAGTTCACTTTGACTTTGAAATATACACTTCTGCTAGCTTTAAAAGTGGCATCATGGACACAAAACCATGgactaacattaaatgtggtttgcattatttctttctctgttaaataaatgcagttgGTTTCTAAAAACAAAAGTAATTGCATGATCCAGTCAATCtcctaattataattatatttaaaatgtacagaggaggtttaaatctcagttaaATCTCAGTATAATCACAAAGATAGCTTTTTTGGTCAGTTTAAGCTCACTCAGTTCTTACAGACACAGAGCTAGCTACTGAAGCAGGTACCGACTAAACAgttttaacaaagtaataacgtttatttaaaatatataaataaaatttaattacaaattaatgaagttatttttcttttaatctaataagttaaataaaaattataaatatcaCTATATGATATTTATAAAACGAGCTTCGGTGCCGTTGCTTTACTTTGTAAACAAAACCACGTGATTCAGAAAACCGAAGAAAGCCGAACGCAGCGACGCTAAAGATCGTCGGGTGTCGGGTTGCCATGGATACGACAACATTGGCTGCTGGAGAAGGCTATAACTTAGCATGCGCTTTTAAactaaatatacactatatataaactattaataagccatttaataataattaaaccaactttatgtatgtttatatacaataatacgaaatacagtacagtaaaggTCATTTTTACCGTCTTAAAAGTTATTTAATCGGCACCCTGTGGAATAGCTTAGTAGTTCTGTGTGTAAACCAGTATGGAGTTCGGAACCAAACTAAAAGAACTTGAAATGACTACAGAGGAGGTAGAACGTTTAAGTAAAGCCCTAAAGGATGAAAAATTTCGTGAGATGCTACATGAATATGCTGAGGAGATTTCAAACCCTGAAAACAAGAGGAAATATGAGGAGGAAATCGCCCAGCTTGAGCAGGAGAGGGGCATGGAGGTCAAATTTATCCACCCCAAACCCCATCATGTGCTAAAGACCAGTGTAGATGGGAAAGAGAAGTGTTTCATCAACATCTGCTCCAATACTTTGATTAACAAACCAACCTGTGTACCCAGAAGAGCTGAAAACGGCCAGGTTGGGCAGCAGTGGTCACTGCCTTACAGCCTAACACCTGGAAGACCGGACAGGGACAACAAGGGAAAGAAGTGCACCATATATGATGTCGTTTTTCATCCGGACACACTTCACATAGCAGGCAAGGACCCGAGATTTATGAAACTCGTCAACGACACGGCCGTACAAGGGGTGGAGGATGCCTTCAACGTTAAACTGGACAAAGCCAACACCAAGTTCTTAAAAATGCAATACAAAGGCGTACCTCATGCCGCTGTGATTCGAAAGCCAATCCCTGGTCACTGCGGTAACTCTCCTGAAGACACTTTTCCAATACCTTACCCAGAAACTGTGCACAATGAAAATCCCAGCCTGCCCACAGTGCCTATGCAAGCTGATCCAAGCACTACCAAAGATTCTTCATTGCCCACGCAACCAAACTACACCATCAAATACAGATCAATGGTGGACCTTCAGGACTATCGAAGCACCAGAGACTCTGCTCCAAGTCCACGCCCGAAAGAGATAATCATTACTATAGACCTGCCACTTCTTAAGTCAGCAGCGGATGTTGACCTAGACGTGACTGAGAAAACTCTCACCCTGGAGTCACGAAAGCCAGCCTACAAACTGGAACTGGAGTTGTCCTATCCTGTGGACGATGACCGAGGAGACGCCAAGTTTAACAAGGCTAAAAAACAGCTTACCATCACACTACCTGTTAAGCCATCTAAGGAGCCATTTCCTTGTAGTCCATGGGGAAATCTACTTGACAATGAAACAGAGAGTGCAGATAAAGCTGACGAAATTGTATACAAAGAAGAACTGGTCAAAGAACAAGTACAGCTTTTTGGGGACATGCCTGTCCACGGAGAACCAGAGTCTCAGATCTCTTCTGTTGAGGTCAAAAATCGTGCGATGGACTTTGAACTTAACCCTGAGCCCTCAAGTTTAATTAGAACAGACGCACCGGATGAGCTGAAGATCTCTGCTTACAGTTGTGAAGCACAGCCTTTAGTAGACAGGATGGTTCAGGCAGCAAAGGGGCTTCAATTCTGTTCTAGTGAGGTCAAAAGCAAAACGGACACCGAAGCCGACTCAGATAAACAGAACGAGCAGAAGATCTCAGTTATCAGTTGCGATGGACAGGCTTTGGACGATGGTCCTGCTCATGAAGAAAGTGAGCTTAAGTTTTCTCGCAAAGAGGTCGACTGCTGTAAAACAGACTTTGCATCTAATCCTGATGTCTTAATGTCAGCTGAAACTGATAAAACTCTTACATGTGAAAGAACCAACGATGATACACCAGGACCAAAGTCCAAGACCATGAATGGGCCAGAAATCGGTGCAGACGTCTGTTGTGTGTCCTGTGAGCATCAAACCAAGACGGAGACGGAAAACTGTACAACAGAAGATTGCATTTTAAAAGACGAGGTAAGAGGCGTGCAGTTGCcactgaatttaaaaaaaatgtaagccCTTTTTTATGTTAGATTCTAGTTTCCGgaataggtgaatgtgtgtgtgtgtgtgtgtctgccctgcgatggactggcgctctgtccagggtgttactgtgtgccttgtgcccattgaaatgctgggataggctccagcaaccctaGGTGGATAAGCGAGTTGGTTaagagagcgagtgagtgagtgagtaatgtgGATATTAAGTTGCCACATTACAGGTCATTTTTACCCCATTTAAAacagtaatgtcatttttaagatGATCTTACACAAGAAGTACTCTGCAAGTGTAAGATCTTCATTAATGTGGACGTTtcccttaataataataatagcttatTACATAAGTACGATCATCTTGAACTTCTTTTGCAGGAGGTCCATGGCTCAGACGTTGAATCCACAGAACAATCTGATGTGGCACCTGTAATATCAAAAAATGGCACACAGCATCATCCTACACACGAAACAGAGAACTTGGCACAACCTGAGATCAGTGTCGCAGAGCAGCGAGGACAGGAAGTCGTGCCACCGGGGGACGATGCAAATGAGCCGTCCGGTCTATCCTGCTGCGAGGTGGAACTTACAGCTGTCAACAGTGGGCCGATCGAAGCCGATTCTACTCTACAGACCCGCCCTGTGGAGACTGAAGCATTAGCAGAAAATGAACATGTACATTATACACCAGGACACAAAGACATTAAAAGTGCAGCTCGTCAGGAACAGGTGGATAAAATTCAGTCTTCCGAGCAGAGTATAAATATGCCCGTCATCCTGAGAGAGAAAACCAGTGATGGTAGTGAGGTGGTCATTAGTGATCACACTACCACTGCTGCCCTCTCCTTCCAGAACTCGCTTTGGTTTGAGCTTGACTAACAACACAGCAATAGAAATCTGTAGAAGATAtagttaaagtcaaaagtttacatacacttttatgggcacagagaagtcaccagataTCACCAATCATAACTTACTTAAAGAGATGACAAGTCATGCCACAAAGGTAAAAGACATTATAAAACCTTTTACACTAGCAAATCATATTCATAcataccggtcagctgggcaccctctagcaggcatatgcagcagacaaattggcctccagtctgctagggtgggaaatGACCGGATTTAAGAGAGGGGTGGGCTGTGAAAGGAGCCTGGCTGCCCAGGGCGCTTGCACAGTGGAGGTCGGGGCGtagctctccgtgcacaaatcCACCAAGGTGTGGGTGTATAAGAAGGGATCGGTAGACTGCGCACACATCAGAGGGAATGTGCGTCAGTCAAGTCACCCCCCTCCTAGAGCACCAataggggtccccagcagcagactGACTACactgaattgggagaaaaatggggtaaaatgcacaataaaacacaataaaagagcGCTTGGGTGGCGCGAATCACTGATCTGGCTGAGTGAGCATCCACACAAACGCAATCAGCCGTGTTTGAGAAGGGGAAGATCAGAATGGGAATCTCTTACTGCTGTCGCTGCGATACGAGACCTCCAGGACTGGCACGTTGGGGCCGAGTCTCCATACTCGATAACACTGTGTGGGAACCCGACACTGCCAGGTGCTAAAAAGTGGCCGCAGATCGGACATGTGTCGGAGGAAGCACTGATCTGGCGCTCCTCGATCAGATTAGGGGTCGCGCCAGCAGCAGCGGATTCACAACTGGAAAAATCCAGAATGGAGAAAAAGTCAAACTATGTGaagcttattttttttttttactaaaaaatGTATTCCAGTCAGTCCCCGGCTTAAAATTTGCTTACAAGCgtttgtaaacttttgactaagTGTGGGTGGAGTAGGTCAGTTCCAGTTaatcattttgtttgtttaatgtcTGAATTGTATCACACAAttttaaacacatacatttacaaaCGCCAAACGCCTCTCTGGTCGACCAGGTGAATGTTAGTCCAGTGATGCTCTCTAATTCACAAACTAGGATTAAACTGTGTGAGtaaagtacatttttatttattttataatacattAAGCCCAGAGCAAAATAACAAAATTGACAAACACAGAacagacacatttaaaaaactcTTAATGTAGAACATCATTCCACCTTAAAATTGAGTGTGATTTAGTTTTCAGCACCTTTACTGTGGGTTTTTATCAGTGTgaagttaataaaaaaaaaaaaaaaaacatgcattaaTGAAGCATTAATGAGTGAACACTGCTGTTATTGTACCAGTGCCAACAGAATCAAAAGTATTTGGCCATTCTGTCAATCATCCTCATCTCAAGCCTCTCTGCACGCAGCCGTCCAGGAACTGGCAGTAACACGTGAGCGAGCAGAAATAGCGCTGGATGGGAGCCTCCGTGCCCCCCATGTCATCCACCAGCACCACGGTGAGAGAGACGAGGTGCAGGTTCATGCTCACCGCCGTCTGGATGTACAAGTTCACGCAGGTGCGGCCGCAGTCGCACGCCTTCGCCAGTTCCAGCTCGTCGCACAGGTGGAAGGGAATGAGATGAGGTCCGTAGGGGATTCTATGAAATGCGATGGAACGAACGAGAAAGAGCATCAGTTTTCGCCTGACTAACACAAGCACACAGAACGACATGGCAAGGCTTTACTACAGACTTTAAAATATGTATTCTTTATTTGGTGAGGTGTGAATACCAAACACTATACATTAAAAAATTGCAGAAGAGTTTAAAACACAGTGGTCTTACCTGTGGTTGAGTACAGCTCTGGAGCCCAGCTCCTGCAGTGTGAGGGGGAACGTGAGCTGGATGCTGTGGTCCAGCGGATTAGGCTGAGCGAACGGGTTCCCGAACAGGTCCAAGTTCTCCAGCGACAGCTTGCGAAAGTCTCCGGGCAGCACCGACAGCTGATTATGGGCAGCGGAAAGGAAACGCAGCTTGTTGAGCCGGCCGACGTGAAACGGCAGCTTCACAAGCTTGTTGTGGTCCACTTTAAGGGTCACCAGCTCGTGCAGCTTGCAAAAGCAAGCGGGCAGCAGCTGTAAGCGGTTCTGACTCAGGTCCAGATGCTGCAGAGATTTCTGCAGCGTTGACTGGCAGAGCGCTTCACTAAAACTCTCCAAGTGGTTGTTGTGGAGTACGAGTTCGGCCAGGCAGCCGAGGTCGCCGATGGTAGCCGGGAGCTTCTTGATGTGGTTGTTGCTGAGGTCGAGTATCCGGAGCGATTTCAGAGTCAGCATGCGCATGTCCACCCGGGAGAGCTTGCAGTAAGAGACCTGCAGCTGCTCCAGGGAATACGGGAAGCTGGACGTGAGGGGGTAGTCCTTTTTGGACGTAATGGTGAGCTTCTTTTTGGGTTTCTCCACGTCTCTGGCACGGACTGGGGTCAGGGTAGAGAGGGTGAGGCTGTCCGTGTCGCCTCCCTGGTGTGCCAGCCGAGCAGCTGAGAGGAAGTTTTTCAAGCTGTTGGCATCAGCCTGAAATAAATGCAGTGACGAGAAAAACTGATTAATAAATCCAGATCTTCCTTAagtatgtgtgtattatattatataaaatagaaaaataaatataattgcttattGATCACTTAATCAGCCCTCTAGAGAAAACTGCTGTCACAACTGGTGCAGTACAGAACACACGTCACTTCTACAAGACTCATGTCAGACTACTGTTCCCAAAAAGAACAAAGATTTGCACCTATGGTAGCAGCAAGGCTTTTAAACATGCCCAAAATATTGAACACATGTGCAAGTGTAAAGCGAACAACTGTCCATTCGCAGTACACATGCCAACGGCGTTACCTTGCTCATGCAGACATCCACAGCAGGTTCTTTGAGTCGAACCGTAGCTTTCCCTTCTTCTACGAAGCCTGTGAAGAACTTCTCTATATTCTCCTTTAGCTTTTCAggcagagagaaacagaaaacagaaaataGTTATTCAAATGAATATGAAATTAATCATTACCGATCTGTGCAAACATGCATGGTTTTGAATGTTCAGATTATATTTAGTGTATGTCAtagttaatatatatatatatctctgAAAcggcattttaattttatacacacaAAGTCTAGGGatgcaccatcatcatcatcatcatcatcactgaatTAATTTCACTCCAGTGACCACTTTTTAGTTACAAGTGCACCCACCACAAGGGTTTAGATACATCATGGCAAACTCTAGGCCTCAtgaatccagccaacagcgtacTTGGtcaaaaactaaacactaaagTAGACAAGTAGACCCTAAGATTCAAGCCATTTAGCACAGGCAGTCTGTCCTGTTTTTATTGGTGAGTGGTAAAGATTAAAGTGAAGAGAATGGTTCTTGGGAGCAGGCTGAAAGTAAACAAGCCGGTCAGTTCAACCTTATTTACAGTAGTGAGATCAGCTAGATTTTGATCTAAGCACCTGTAACAAAACCTTTACATTGGAACCAAGTTTTCAGTCTTCAGAGTTATTATATTGTGTAGAAATAACAAGCAAAAGAAGAGAAATATATtgttatagttataaatatatacattatatcgATTATGAGTATATTTATAGACAATATAACCCATAAATTGCCTATGAATATACCCATAATcgatataatgtatatatttataactacaACATTATCTTTATTCCTACAGTTATActtatctgtatatattgtttataagaatagatacactactgcttctattattaatgtaccagatgcacaatttgcacatacgTTTTTGCATaccatatattttatatatgcacGTTGTACAGTTGCTAtaacttacttactttatttgtattcgTTTTTCTTCTTTTGCTTGTTAAACTAACAATAATTtcactctatctatctgtctgtctgtctggaaaTGTGTCCATGTGCTTATGCTCATTTTAGCCTGTGAAATCACTGTCAAAGTGATACAactaaacagctctgaccctaAACTAATAGCCCATCAGTATCGATCTGATGATTAGAACACTAACCTTGTACTTGGATCCAGATCTGTCT is a genomic window containing:
- the dnaaf2 gene encoding protein kintoun, which encodes MEFGTKLKELEMTTEEVERLSKALKDEKFREMLHEYAEEISNPENKRKYEEEIAQLEQERGMEVKFIHPKPHHVLKTSVDGKEKCFINICSNTLINKPTCVPRRAENGQVGQQWSLPYSLTPGRPDRDNKGKKCTIYDVVFHPDTLHIAGKDPRFMKLVNDTAVQGVEDAFNVKLDKANTKFLKMQYKGVPHAAVIRKPIPGHCGNSPEDTFPIPYPETVHNENPSLPTVPMQADPSTTKDSSLPTQPNYTIKYRSMVDLQDYRSTRDSAPSPRPKEIIITIDLPLLKSAADVDLDVTEKTLTLESRKPAYKLELELSYPVDDDRGDAKFNKAKKQLTITLPVKPSKEPFPCSPWGNLLDNETESADKADEIVYKEELVKEQVQLFGDMPVHGEPESQISSVEVKNRAMDFELNPEPSSLIRTDAPDELKISAYSCEAQPLVDRMVQAAKGLQFCSSEVKSKTDTEADSDKQNEQKISVISCDGQALDDGPAHEESELKFSRKEVDCCKTDFASNPDVLMSAETDKTLTCERTNDDTPGPKSKTMNGPEIGADVCCVSCEHQTKTETENCTTEDCILKDEEVHGSDVESTEQSDVAPVISKNGTQHHPTHETENLAQPEISVAEQRGQEVVPPGDDANEPSGLSCCEVELTAVNSGPIEADSTLQTRPVETEALAENEHVHYTPGHKDIKSAARQEQVDKIQSSEQSINMPVILREKTSDGSEVVISDHTTTAALSFQNSLWFELD
- the lrr1 gene encoding leucine-rich repeat protein 1, which translates into the protein MKLQCDVEVINRMLPTFGMRNKGRGCRAVLSIGKHVDKTSQRTNVYLLICTAKDRSGSKYKLKENIEKFFTGFVEEGKATVRLKEPAVDVCMSKADANSLKNFLSAARLAHQGGDTDSLTLSTLTPVRARDVEKPKKKLTITSKKDYPLTSSFPYSLEQLQVSYCKLSRVDMRMLTLKSLRILDLSNNHIKKLPATIGDLGCLAELVLHNNHLESFSEALCQSTLQKSLQHLDLSQNRLQLLPACFCKLHELVTLKVDHNKLVKLPFHVGRLNKLRFLSAAHNQLSVLPGDFRKLSLENLDLFGNPFAQPNPLDHSIQLTFPLTLQELGSRAVLNHRIPYGPHLIPFHLCDELELAKACDCGRTCVNLYIQTAVSMNLHLVSLTVVLVDDMGGTEAPIQRYFCSLTCYCQFLDGCVQRGLR